Proteins encoded together in one Penicillium digitatum chromosome 1, complete sequence window:
- a CDS encoding Protein LCHN, with translation MVSKPTRPLGIDESHSIVESPPAIAALFVISFDIRAGYEVSWKRIAPGVEVEGVVEYKSLPSGLHNVTEDLVYFVHEQYAGISAFLNHPATEAERNAKMFAIGVLVPLSTGRLGKSWRHAPRLKELTLKYAENVSDMQHLRDYWDTYKIGGTDSAAPDSPLDSPLSLQFRLGERPDHSSRNHAFSDAMVLETFRPALTPFHPASSLPGFTDCFGPLIFPLYRAALLRKRILFMGEAPVHTSCNYVYDLSLLASLPNSLLQLLPNDRIPPLRPRPLFNVGIHDIPYLSSFDPSRSIIDLETDPSWIACSTDTVLTMKTDLFDVLVTVPAPYSQQTAQRAFPKISLVHSTDGKPNQTQQIELKATQRDARRYSMLRRGLRQFFNDRPTSLKQDPSDTDSTYSSSAVVEPISWTRLAYTSFIWWASAGENRDGLSQEEEEQQMEQDSRLLASVESLTRPSYNSNSQPSPLRNSLSKDQQPLEVALVAYFRRLTSQIFVTLADAIARYDSDLDEEVYNDAPYIDDDDDTDASLSMSRQSIYDDEGTSPLLRQRSNVSGFASHESRAGLRHGSKHETVTITVADMAEMGLDVWSATDRVFVEELVSLWWGRGAKVDSARIRCCGISVL, from the exons ATGGTATCTAAACCCACTAGGCCTTTGGGTATTGACGAATCTCATTCCATTGTGGAGTCGCCACCAGCTATTGCCGCCTTGTTCGTCATAAGCTTCGACATCAGAGCCGG ATATGAGGTCTCGTGGAAGCGAATTGCGCCGGGGG TTGAGGTCGAAGGGGTTGTGGAATACAAATCACTGCCCTCGGGGTTGCACAATGTGACTGAAGACCTAGT GTACTTCGTCCATGAACAGTATGCTGGTATCAGCGCCTTCCTCAATCATCCTGCCACGGAGGCTGAACGCAATGCGAAGATGTTTGCAATTGGTGTACTGGTGCCTCTAAGCACCGGAAGACTTGGGAAGAGCTGGCGCCACGCTCCAAGGCTCAAGGAACTGACGCT GAAATACGCCGAGAACGTGTCAGATATGCAGCATCTGCGCGACTACTGGGATACCTATAAGATAGGAGGGACCGATTCTGCAGCGCCTGACTCCCCCCTCGACTCGCCTCTTAGTCTTCAGTTTCGACTCGGCGAGCGACCAGATCACTCGAGTCGGAACCACGCCTTCAGCGATGCAATGGTGCTGGAAACTTTCAGGCCGGCCCTGACACCCTTTCACCCCGCTTCATCGCTTCCGGGCTTCACGGATTGCTTCGGACCTTTGATCTTCCCCCTCTACAGAGCCGCTTTGCTTCGCAAACGGATTCTCTTCATGGGCGAGGCTCCTGTACACACATCCTGCAACTACG TCTATGATCTATCTCTCTTAGCGTCATTGCCGAACTCCCTCCTACAGCTCCTCCCCAACGACCGTATACCACCACTACGCCCCCGCCCCCTCTTCAACGTCGGCATCCATGATATCCCCTACCTCTCCTCCTTCGATCCGTCGCGCAGCATCATAGATCTTGAAACAGACCCAAGCTGGATTGCCTGCTCCACCGACACCGTCTTAACCATGAAAACTGACCTCTTCGACGTCCTCGTCACCGTCCCCGCACCATACTCACAACAAACCGCCCAGCGAGCCTTCCCCAAAATCTCTCTAGTGCATAGCACAGACGGTAAACCCAACCAGACCCAACAAATTGAGCTCAAAGCAACCCAGCGCGACGCCCGCCGCTACTCGATGCTCCGCCGCGGCCTCCGCCAATTTTTCAACGACCGCCCCACATCCCTAAAACAAGACCCCTCAGACACAGACTCAACCTACTCTTCCAGCGCCGTCGTCGAGCCTATATCCTGGACCCGGCTGGCGTACACATCCTTCATCTGGTGGGCATCTGCTGGCGAGAACCGCGACGGCCTGTcacaggaagaagaagaacagcAGATGGAACAAGACTCCCGCCTTCTGGCCAGCGTCGAGAGTCTCACCCGCCCTTCCTATAACTCAAACTCACAGCCCAGTCCACTCCGCAATTCCCTTAGCAAAGACCAGCAGCCGCTCGAAGTCGCGCTGGTCGCGTACTTCCGTCGTCTGACATCGCAGATCTTCGTTACGTTGGCTGACGCTATCGCGCGCTATGACAGCGACTTAGACGAGGAGGTGTATAATGATGCGCCATACATcgatgacgacgacgatACCGATGCTTCGCTCTCCATGTCTCGCCAGTCTATCTACGATGACGAAGGGACTTCGCCTCTGCTCCGGCAGCGGTCGAATGTGAGCGGATTTGCGAGTCACGAGTCGAGAGCTGGTCTCCGCCACGGCAGTAAGCATGAAACTGTCACGATTACGGTGGCGGATATGGCGGAGATGGGGCTTGATGTGTGGAGTGCGACAGATCGGGTGTTTGTTGAGGAGTTGGTTTCTCTGTGGTGGGGTCGTGGCGCTAAGGTTGACAGTGCGAGAATTAGATGCTGTGGGATTTCAGTTTTGTAA
- a CDS encoding Tubulin/FtsZ, GTPase domain, producing the protein MHEIVTLQLGQRANYLATHFWNLQESYFTYDGEQSDVVHDIHFRPGVGADGSETYTPRTVIYDLKGGFGTLRRYNALYELNEDSMPGQGLWDGQEIVQKQTLIQQSEYQKSLDLGTPAPRLTSESVRYWSDYNRIYYHPRSIVQLNEYDLNSQTMPFEDWNVGEDLFKDLDKEHDLLDRDLRPLLEECDHLRALQLFSGSDDAWGGFAAQYMERLRDEFGKKSIWVWSIEDSTKTQRHHQFKKDTNKARSLCSISPLASVYSPVIDIPHKLPSYLNVDRQSEWQKTALLASAIETVTMPSRLRPYRHFEASLAGEDGTHTIFELQSSINKIKINDSKTQAEIEFDIDFSYDGEHNKGAHIFNQVQVTRGEEPERDSESIEDRDVGYLRKLRRYNSESTLQSFHTSLSLPILDSFPYNMFPTPKTGSGVNVFTALTASTRTAQRIKAISATAARLVSVDEREALVNGLGEIREYYETGWSSGSDDEDD; encoded by the exons ATGCATGAAATTGTTACACTTCAGCTGGGCCAGCGGGCTAACTACCTAGCAACACATTTTTGGAATTTGCAG GAATCGTACTTTACATATGACGGAGAACAGAGTGATGTTGTTCATGATATTCACTTTCGACCGGGAGTTGGAGCGGATGGTTCCGAGACCTACACTCCACGCACAGTAATCTATGATCTGAAAGGCGGATTTGGAACATTACGCAGATACAATGCACTTTACGAGCTGAATGAAGATTCCATGCCAGGCCAAGGATTATG GGATGGTCAAGAGATTGTCCAAAAGCAAACTCTGATTCAACAAAGTGAATATCAGAAAAGCTTGGATCTAGGCACTCCAGCCCCTCGGCTGACCTCAGAGTCTGTACGCTACTGGTCAGACTATAACAGAATTTACTATCATCCAAGATCCATTGTTCAGCTAAATGAATACGACCTCAACTCTCAGACTATGCCCTTTGAGGATTGGAATGTCGGAGAAGATTTATTCAAAGACCTTGATAAGGAGCACGACCTGCTGGACCGTGACCTGAGACCTCTCCTTGAAGAATGTGACCACTTGCGGGCACTGCAACTATTCTCCGGGTCAGATGATGCTTGGGGCGGATTCGCTGCCCAGTATATGGAAAGACTGAGAGATGAATTTGGAAAGAAAAGCATTTGGGTGTGGTCTATTGAAGACAGCACCAAAACGCAGCGG CATCACCAGTTCAAGAAGGATACGAACAAGGCCAGGTCACTCTGCTCGATCTCTCCACTGGCATCGGTCTACTCTCCAGTTATTGACATTCCGCATAAGCTGCCCAGCTATCTCAACGTCGATCGCCAATCAGAATGGCAGAAAACAGCTCTGCTGGCCTCAGCTATTGAGACCGTCACAATGCCTTCCAGATTGCGGCCGTATCGGCATTTCGAGGCCTCTCTCGCCGGCGAAGATGGCACGCACACCATCTTCGAATTGCAATCTTCCAtcaacaaaatcaaaatcaatgaCAGCAAAACGCAAGCCGAAATTGAATTTGACATTGACTTTTCCTATGACGGCGAGCACAACAAGGGCGCCCATATCTTTAACCAAGTTCAGGTAACCCGTGGAGAGGAACCTGAAAGGGACAGTGAATCTATCGAGGATAGGGACGTTGGGTACCTTCGCAAACTTAGAAGATACAACTCGGAGTCGACGCTGCAAAG TTTCCACACGTCACTCAGCTTGCCTATTCTTGACAGTTTCCCGTACAACATGTTCCCGACTCCTAAGACAGGCTCTGGAGTAAATGTTTTTACTGCATTGACCGCTTCGACGAGGACAGCTCAGAGGATCAAAGCTATCTCGGCAACTGCCGCACGTCTGGTCTCAGTCGACGAGCGCGAGGCCTTAGTAAATGGACTTGGCGAGATTCGAGAGTACTACGAGACGGGGTGGAGTAGTGGCTCtgacgatgaagacgatTAG
- a CDS encoding Hsp70 family chaperone Lhs1/Orp150, putative — MAFLNRQQFSSSPMLYLVVIPFLVSLLSFAGPVSAAGSAVLGVDIGTEYFKAALVKPGIPLEIVLTKDSKRKESAAVAFKPTRESDAPFPERFYGGDALALAARYPDDIYINLKTLLGVPFNYGNEEAVKAYWSRFPALKLEAAPDGRGSVALRSNRLGEAQKKEAFLVEEILAMQLKQIKANADTLAGKGSDVRDVVITYPVFYTAEEKRSLELAAELAGLRIQALISDGLAVGLNYATSRTFPSVSDGEKPEYHIVYDMGAGSTTASVLRLQSRKVKDVGKFNKTIQEVHVVGAGWDKSLGGDSLNDLVVNDMITQLVEDKILKDKVAPAEIKAHGKTMSRLWKDAEKLRQVLSANTETSTSLEGLYDENVNFKYKLSRANFEKMAAEHVDRIGTPVEQALTAAGLQLSDIESIVLHGGAVRTPFVQKQLESFAGSSKKIRTNVNADEAAVFGAAFKGAALSPSFRVKDIRTGDAATYPISLKWNSDGKQRNQKLFTATSQVGPEKQVTVKNLEDFEFSFSQHVTQDEEQPILSVQTQNLTASVTKLKDIFGCTTANITTKFTIRLSPVDGLPEVMAGTVSCEVEPEKKGIVEDVKGFFGLGKKDEQEPLGEDGEPLESITLEPEMDSSTLSSASSKSTPSSSKDTKKDAKKDAKKDAKATPQVKLEVIPISLKSVALGTPAPSVAELSRINGRLLAFDNSDRDRILREEAINELESFIYRSRDLADNEEFIKAVKPDQLTVLSQRVSQTSDWLYEEGDNAKTADFESKLKDLKAIVNPALKRMKESSSRPARVQLLKDMLKNAESMKELIKNQIDNDEQIYSSSLSASSASSTSTETETSSSTPGPTASDDDLDEDAHSAYSSSTTSTKSAVTAKPTGPKYSLFTPADLTAITDAYDSTNPWLETQLSLQEKLSESDDPALTVVEVDSRLREFERILNRMYERMTANAGQQKKSSSSNGGGKKGSKEKKKPEAEKSKGKGKEQPKETEDLPKDEL, encoded by the coding sequence ATGGCGTTCTTAAATCGCCAACAATTTTCGAGCTCGCCAATGCTATACCTCGTGGTCATCCCATTCCTCGTATCTCTCCTCAGCTTTGCTGGGCCCGTTTCTGCCGCCGGATCGGCCGTTCTGGGCGTCGACATCGGCACGGAATATTTCAAGGCTGCTCTCGTGAAACCCGGCATTCCGCTCGAGATTGTACTCACTAAAGATTCGAAGCGCAAAGAGTCAGCTGCGGTCGCTTTCAAACCTACAAGAGAGAGCGATGCACCTTTCCCTGAACGGttctatggtggtgatgcgCTTGCCCTCGCGGCTCGGTACCCGGACGACATTTACATCAACTTGAAGACTCTTTTGGGCGTTCCGTTCAATTATGGAAACGAGGAGGCTGTCAAGGCCTATTGGAGCAGGTTCCCCGCGTTGAAATTGGAGGCCGCCCCCGATGGTCGTGGCTCTGTTGCTCTCCGTAGCAACCGGCTAGGAGAGGCGCAAAAGAAAGAAGCCTTCTTAGTCGAAGAGATTCTGGCAATGCAGTTGAAGCAGATCAAGGCTAACGCTGATACTTTGGCTGGAAAGGGATCTGATGTCCGCGATGTCGTCATTACCTACCCCGTATTCTACACCGCGGAGGAGAAGCGCAGCCTCGAGTTGGCAGCTGAGCTGGCCGGTCTGAGGATCCAGGCTCTTATTAGTGATGGGTTGGCTGTCGGGTTGAATTATGCCACCAGTCGCACTTTCCCCAGTGTTTCTGATGGCGAGAAGCCTGAATACCACATCGTCTATGACATGGGCGCTGGGTCTACGACCGCGAGTGTTTTGCGGCTTCAGAGCCGCAAGGTAAAGGATGTCGGTAAATTTAACAAGACTATCCAAGAAGTTCATGTTGTTGGAGCTGGTTGGGACAAGTCGCTTGGAGGCGACTCCCTGAACGACCTTGTCGTGAACGATATGATCACTCAATTGGTCGAGGACAAGATTCTCAAAGATAAGGTTGCTCCGGCTGAAATCAAGGCGCACGGAAAGACTATGTCCAGACTCTGGAAGGATGCAGAGAAACTCCGACAGGTTCTGAGCGCTAACACCGAGACATCGACCAGCCTCGAGGGACTTTACGACGAGAATGTCAACTTCAAGTACAAGCTAAGCCGTGCCAACTTCGAGAAGATGGCTGCTGAGCATGTCGACCGTATTGGAACCCCAGTGGAGCAGGCTCTGACAGCGGCTGGCCTCCAACTGAGCGATATCGAATCTATCGTGCTTCATGGTGGAGCCGTTCGGACTCCGTTCGTCCAGAAGCAATTGGAGAGCTTCGCCGGTTCTTCTAAGAAGATCAGAACCAATGTCAACGCTGATGAGGCGGCTGTCTTTGGTGCTGCCTTTAAGGGAGCTGCTCTGAGCCCCAGTTTCCGTGTTAAAGATATCCGCACTGGTGACGCTGCTACATATCCCATCTCTTTGAAATGGAACTCAGACGGCAAGCAAAGAAATCAGAAGCTATTTACTGCCACTTCCCAGGTTGGTCCTGAGAAGCAAGTCACTGTGAAGAACCTGGAGGATTTTGAATTCAGCTTCAGCCAGCATGTTACCCAGGATGAAGAACAACCAATTCTCAGTGTCCAGACCCAGAACCTTACTGCGTCTGTTACAAAGCTCAAGGATATCTTTGGCTGCACCACTGCAAACATTACCACGAAGTTCACGATTCGCCTCAGCCCCGTGGACGGCCTTCCTGAAGTTATGGCTGGTACCGTTAGCTGCGAGGTGGAACCCGAGAAGAAGGGGATTGTCGAGGACGTCAAGGGCTTCTTCGGCCTTGGCAAGAAGGACGAACAGGAGCCCCTCGGCGAAGATGGCGAGCCTCTTGAATCGATCACCCTTGAGCCCGAGATGGATTCCTCCACTTTATCTTCCGCCAGTTCCAAGTCCACTCCCTCATCAAGCAAGGACACAAAGAAGGACGCAAAGAAGGACGCAAAGAAGGACGCAAAGGCCACCCCTCAGGTCAAGCTTGAAGTCATCCCGATCAGCTTAAAGTCTGTTGCGCTTGGAACTCCGGCGCCATCAGTGGCAGAGCTCAGTCGCATTAACGGCCGCCTCCTTGCTTTCGATAATTCGGACCGTGACCGCATCCTGCGCGAAGAGGCCATTAACGAATTGGAATCTTTCATCTATCGTAGCCGAGACCTTGCCGATAACGAGGAGTTCATCAAGGCAGTCAAGCCGGATCAGCTGACTGTTCTCTCCCAGAGAGTCTCTCAAACCAGTGACTGGTTGTACGAAGAGGGTGACAACGCTAAGACTGCCGATTTTGAGTCAAAGCTCAAGGACTTAAAGGCAATCGTCAACCCTGCACTAAAGCGGATGAAGGAGAGCTCTTCTCGCCCAGCACGCGTGCAGTTGCTCAAGGACATGCTCAAGAATGCCGAGTCCATGAAGGAATTGATCAAGAACCAGATCGACAATGACGAGCAGATCTACTCATCTTCTCTCTCGGCCTCAAGCGCCTCCTCCACTTCCACCGAGACCGAGACCAGCTCATCGACCCCAGGCCCCACCGCCTCTGACGATGATCTCGATGAAGACGCACACTCCGCTTATTCATCTTCTACCACATCTACCAAGAGTGCTGTTACGGCCAAGCCTACAGGCCCCAAGTACTCCCTCTTTACTCCCGCCGACCTCACGGCCATCACAGATGCCTACGATTCCACCAACCCCTGGCTCGAGACCCAGCTCAGTCTGCAAGAGAAGCTTTCTGAGTCTGATGACCCTGCTTTGACCGTTGTGGAGGTCGACTCGCGGCTGCGCGAGTTCGAGCGCATCCTTAACCGCATGTACGAGAGGATGACTGCAAACGCTGGCcagcagaagaagagcagcagcagcaacggTGGCGGTAAGAAGGGATctaaagaaaagaagaagcccgAGGCTGAGAAgagcaagggcaagggcaaggaaCAGCCCAAGGAGACGGAGGATCTTCCCAAAGATGAGCTGTAA
- a CDS encoding Pseudouridine synthase TruD/Pus7, putative: protein MEKDDVESPRKRQKTEDVVSNEVAVAVSGATETTAVSDAQALKEGEVGITEFVSNDSEGFSGILKKRYTDFMVNEIMTSGEVVHLRSLNAPIKPDKSAPTAAEPTPVLKAPEAEIQATEQTQSTPVKEAETPAEFKVSEEDHTLLEEYLGPLNAAEIIALHKIAMAKPKGRPSEFGNVTVAVSDRDLRTKIHQAIRRIFNSQLESSTDADGNMAITAANNRFKRGATAGRTNGRMQGHRTNWEELGGPYLHFTIYKENKDTMEVIGYIARSMKMNPKSLQFAGTKDRRGVTVQRACAVRVQVDRLAQVNSELRNAYIGDFEYRKQGLELGDLQGNEFVITLRDVEIPGVSLSDPKAAISKASEVVGASLKNLYRRGYFNYYGLQRFGTFATRTDIVGVKMLQGDFKGACDAILQYAPESLQAAMEGKMSTANIGTDDKDRAMAINIFQTGGSVTDALQKIPRKFSAENNLIRHLGRNSKDYLGALQSIPRNLRLMYVHAYQSLVWNFAASERWRLYGDRVVEGDLVIIQEHRDKESASTVEAPETVDADGEIIVVPQGEDSAVAVEDMFMRARALTAEEAASGKYTIFDLVLPQPGYDIIYPENEMKEFYRRFMESEQGGRLDPSNMRRKWKDISLSGGYRKIFSRMIGDKYSFDVKLYAKDDQQFVKTELQKLQSEDENADTTMTDETAADKLAVVLKFQLGSSQYATMALRELTHGKATAHKADFGGGR, encoded by the exons ATGGAGAAGGATGATGTGGAATCTCCACGTAAGCGACAGAAGACCGAAGATGTGGTCTCAAATGAGGTCGCTGTCGCCGTTAGTGGCGCAACTGAGACTACTGCAGTCTCCGATGCGCAGGCTCTGAAGGAAGGCGAGGTCGGTATCACAGAGTTTGTGAGCAACGACAGCGAAGGATTCTCGGGTATCCTGAAAAAGAG ATACACGGATTTCATGGTCAACGAGATCATGACCTCCGGCGAAGTTGTCCACCTCCGAAGCCTCAATGCGCCCATCAAGCCCGACAAGTCTGCGCCTACTGCAGCAGAGCCCACGCCTGTGCTAAAAGCCCCAGAGGCGGAAATCCAGGCTACAGAGCAAACTCAGAGTACCCCGGTCAAGGAGGCGGAAACCCCAGCTGAGTTCAAGGTTTCGGAAGAGGACCACACTCTTCTGGAAGAATACCTTGGCCCTCTGAACGCCGCCGAAATAATTGCACTCCACAAGATTGCTATGGCTAAGCCAAAGGGTCGACCCAGTGAATTTGGAAACGTCACTGTTGCCGTGTCGGATCGCGACCTTCGCACCAAAATCCACCAGGCCATACGTCGCATTTTCAACTCTCAGCTAGAGTCTTCTACCGATGCCGATGGAAACATGGCGATCACCGCGGCAAACAACCGTTTCAAGCGCGGTGCGACCGCAGGACGGACTAATGGCCGGATGCAGGGCCACCGAACAAACTGGGAAGAACTCGGTGGGCCATATCTGCATTTCACCATCTACAAGGAGAACAAGGACACAATGGAAGTCATTGGATACATCGCTCGCTCAATGAAGATGAACCCAAAGAGTTTACAATTCGCTGGAACCAAGGATAGGCGGGGTGTGACCGTCCAGCGTGCCTGTGCGGTACGCGTTCAGGTCGATCGCCTTGCACAGGTGAACTCAGAACTGCGTAATGCTTATATCGGCGACTTCGAGTACCGCAAGCAAGGTCTGGAGCTGGGGGACTTGCAGGGCAATGAGTTTGTGATTACTCTGCGCGACGTTGAAATTCCCGGCGTGAGTCTGAGTGACCCCAAGGCTGCAATTTCCAAGGCCTCCGAGGTCGTCGGCGCCTCTCTGAAGAACCTCTACCGGCGAGGATACTTTAACTATTACGGTCTCCAGCGATTTGGAACCTTCGCAACCCGGACAGACATAGTCGGCGTCAAGATGCTGCAGGGAGATTTCAAGGGCGCATGCGATGCTATTCTGCAGTATGCTCCTGAATCTCTTCAGGCGGCAATGGAGGGGAAAATGTCCACTGCTAACATCGGCACTGATGACAAGGATCGCGCCATGGCTATTAACATCTTCCAGACCGGCGGTAGCGTCACCGACGCTCTGCAGAAGATCCCCCGCAAGTTCTCCGCTGAAAACAATCTAATCCGCCACCTCGGAAGGAACAGCAAGGATTATCTAGGTGCGCTGCAGAGCATTCCCCGGAACCTCCGATTGATGTATGTACACGCATACCAGTCGCTTGTCTGGAATTTTGCTGCAAGTGAGCGCTGGCGACTCTACGGCGACCGGGTAGTGGAAGGCGAtctcgtcatcatccaagAGCACCGTGACAAGGAATCTGCCTCTACGGTCGAGGCACCCGAGACAGTCGATGCTGATGGTGAAATTATTGTTGTACCTCAGGGTGAGGACAGTGCCGTTGCAGTCGAGGACATGTTCATGCGGGCACGTGCTCTGACGGCTGAAGAGGCAGCCAGTGGCAAATATACCATTTTTGACCTGGTGCTTCCCCAGCCTGGATATGATATCATCTATCCCGAGAACGAAATGAAGGAATTCTATCGTCGCTTCATGGAAAGCGAGCAGGGTGGTCGCCTTGACCCGTCCAACATGCGCCGCAAGTGGAAGGACATCAGTCTTAGCGGAGGCTACCGCAAGATCTTCAGCCGCATGATTGGTGACAAGTACTCTTTTGACGTGAAGCTTTATGCCAAGGATGATCAACAGTTCGTTAAAACGGAGTTGCAAAAGCTGCAGTCCGAGGATGAGAATGCCGATACCACCATGACCGACGAGACCGCAGCTGACAAGCTGGCCGTTGTCTTGAAGTTCCAGTTGGGATCAAGCCAGTACGCTACTATGGCTCTTCGGGAGTTGACTCACGGCAAGGCCACAGCCCATAAGGCTGACTTTGGCGGTGGAAGATAA
- a CDS encoding family 43 glycosylhydrolase, with translation MLSKRKITARDLRPVYLNFSSRSCCSSSSYVLYNSLPLPVPACQCESDLLRPVPASHLLSYRPASPHPDTTPGPEQTATTEEPPATTEEPPATTEDPPATTEEPPATAEDPPATTEDPPATTEEPPATAEEPPATAEEPPATTEEPPATCKVPSEEPACTTNWSRETRHCSRIASCVCCVCKKEIQHVRNYNRGHRDCTEPQDRH, from the exons atgcttagtaaaaggaagatcacggcacgtgatctccgacctgtttatctgaacttcagttctagatcctgttgtagctcttcgagctacgtcttgtataatagcctgcccctgcctgtacctgcctgtcaatgtgaatctgatctgttacgacctgtccctgccagtcatctcctatcataccgtcctgccagcccgcaccctgacactac acccggtcctgagcagaccgctaccactgaagaaccgcctgctaccaccgaagaaccgcctgctaccactgaagatccgcctgctaccaccgaagaaccgcctgctaccgctgaagatccgcctgctaccactgaagatccgcctgctaccaccgaagaaccgcctgctaccgctgaagaaccgcctgctaccgctgaagaaccgcctgctaccaccgaagaaccgcctgctacctgtaaagtcccgtccgaggaacctgcctgcacgaccaactggtctcgagaaacgagacattgcagccgtatcgctagctgcgtgtgctgcgtatgcaagaaagaaatacagcatgttcgcaattacaaccgcggacatcgagactgcactgaaccccaagaccgacactga
- a CDS encoding Glycosyl hydrolase 71 family protein — MTSTLPWFRKGTDRGTIITLDKPLSSRWKILEKLNEYDDQATVEQNKAYGFRSFASAKFLCCDPQRYPTKAFMRVYIQVPHRTTEMDNADARGEQAASWIPQELASLLDLTEKGSSVTPKLLGHKTGTQDRSALVPGGFIIWLVWEILPGLRLSDSDGAGPFWGLESYEREQVRVSFLNALVKLKGHGWYASGGRARSLVWHRETQTLYFIGRLSKTMVGEPRRSAEPAQRIATFELALPDAPVRWKDWDKDTSRWKW, encoded by the exons ATGACATCCACGTTGCCCTGGTTTCGCAAGGGCACCGACCGTGGAACTATTATCACCCTTGATAAACCCCTCTCTTCCCGGTGGAAAATTCTTGAGAAGCTTAATGAGTATGACGATCAG GCCACCGTGGAGCAAAATAAGGCATATGGCTTCCGTTCTTTCGCCTCGGCTAAATTCCTATGTTGTGATCCTCAACGATATCCAACGAAAGCCTTTATGAGAGTCTACATTCAAGTTCCCCATCGAACAACTGAAATGGATAATGCGGACGCCAGAGGCGAACAAGCCGCGTCATGGATCCCGCAAGAATTAGCTTCCCTGCTGGATCTAACTGAAAAAGGATCAAGTGTCACACCAAAGCTCCTCGGACATAAGACTGGCACTCAAGATCGCTCAGCGCTAGTTCCGGGTGGGTTCATCATATGGCTTGTTTGGGAAATTCTTCCGGGGCTACGTCTTAGCGACAGTGATGGTGCTGGTCCATTTTGGGGTCTTGAAAGCTATGAAAGAGAGCAAGTCCGCGTATCCTTTCTTAACGCTCTTGT CAAGCTGAAGGGGCATGGGTGGTACGCGAGCGGGGGTAGGGCAAGAAGTTTAGTTTGGCACCGGGAGACTCAAACACT CTACTTCATCGGTCGATTAAGCAAGACTATGGTAGGTGAACCCAGACGTTCGGCTGAGCCTGCCCAACGGATCGCGACTTTTGAGCTTGCTTTACCAGACGCTCCAGTCAGATGGAAAGACTGGGATAAGGATACCTCACGCTGGAAATGGTAG
- a CDS encoding phosphoglycerate mutase family protein, with amino-acid sequence MTSSNVAKVLGEAKVPWIAEHCLDNLVDEFENGDTEQTLRHALGQIARYMLETRLKYGFLTTYEQTIFLRKADAGRVWGLEYSPSLYHIGLLALADSAFNTGTGIRNQFWTRNA; translated from the exons ATGACCTCATCCAATGTTGCTAAGGTCCTAGGAGAAGCCAAGGTCCCCTGGATAGCAGAACACTGTCTCGACAACCTAGTTGATGAATTTGAGAATGGTGACACGGAACAAACGTTGAGGCACGCACTAG GCCAAATTGCGCGATACATGCTTGAGACACGCCTGAAGTATGGATTCTTAACCACGTACGAGCAAACAATCTTCCTACGAAAGGCAGATGCTGGTCGAGTATGGGGACTGGAGTATTCTCCA AGTCTTTATCATATTGGATTGCTAGCCCTCGCAGACTCAGCTTTTAACACAGGCACAGGCATACGGAACCAGTTTTGGACGCGTAACGCCTAA